Proteins from a single region of Candidatus Polarisedimenticolaceae bacterium:
- the pxpB gene encoding 5-oxoprolinase subunit PxpB, with protein sequence MSVPLLDWASDRALRVRFADTISDAAHDDVRRALAAFERAPVPGQVNLHPAHASILVVVDPLAATAEAVEAAVRATLHAADDLELPEPRLVEIPVCYEPPYALDLDDVARRAGISIDEVVRAHAGALYRVDFLGFAPGFPYLSGLPERLATPRRTEPRIRIPAGSVAIAGSQAGIYPVEIPGGWNVIGRTPRVLFPPPLLRVGDRVRFLPIPADAFR encoded by the coding sequence GTGAGCGTTCCCCTCCTCGACTGGGCCTCGGACCGCGCCCTGCGCGTGCGGTTCGCGGACACGATCTCGGACGCGGCGCACGACGACGTGCGCCGCGCCCTCGCCGCCTTCGAGCGCGCGCCCGTCCCCGGGCAGGTGAACCTCCACCCCGCGCACGCCTCGATCCTCGTCGTCGTCGATCCGCTCGCCGCCACGGCCGAGGCGGTCGAGGCGGCGGTACGCGCGACGCTCCACGCCGCGGACGACCTCGAGCTCCCCGAGCCCCGCCTCGTCGAGATCCCCGTCTGTTACGAGCCGCCGTACGCCCTCGACCTCGACGACGTGGCCCGGCGCGCGGGGATTTCGATCGACGAGGTGGTGCGCGCCCACGCGGGGGCCCTCTACCGCGTCGACTTCCTCGGATTCGCGCCGGGCTTCCCGTACCTCTCGGGACTCCCCGAGAGGCTCGCAACCCCGCGACGCACCGAGCCGCGGATCCGCATTCCCGCGGGGAGCGTGGCGATCGCGGGATCGCAGGCCGGGATCTACCCCGTCGAGATCCCCGGCGGTTGGAACGTGATCGGGCGGACGCCGCGCGTCCTCTTTCCTCCGCCGCTCCTGCGCGTCGGGGACCGCGTGCGGTTCTTGCCGATCCCGGCGGACGCGTTCCGATGA